In the genome of Gemmatimonadota bacterium, one region contains:
- a CDS encoding DUF4932 domain-containing protein, giving the protein MVMARLNINVDPRIELVITVKLLCDYEGLTRYDVAYSQSMRDYFSPFKTHEAVKLFKKITEHGTYSDAYLSPVLSLSNPPELTPQFPYENYEYYIRAFQDETRFRTFYELLSDFAIQSDFNSFFESQFSYYQSLVDTVFKTLGSENMIDILEQYYGMRHRDYNLILSPLFQHGGIGPRVRHPDNRLSIFSVIGPVGSVDGIPVFGTGDELLELIWHEFGHSFVNPVTERHRSDIGKYAPLLDPILERMAITGGYGDWEICLNEHLIRAITSRLFHREWGPKHGDRLLVRDIEKGFRYLPALLRALEDFERHHIQDMSFEDYYPALLKALDTYLE; this is encoded by the coding sequence ATGGTGATGGCCAGGTTGAACATCAACGTAGACCCCAGAATCGAACTCGTCATCACCGTAAAGTTGCTGTGCGATTATGAAGGACTAACCAGGTACGACGTGGCGTATTCCCAGTCCATGCGGGATTACTTTTCGCCATTTAAAACGCATGAAGCAGTCAAACTGTTCAAGAAGATCACAGAGCATGGCACTTACTCGGATGCCTACCTGAGTCCGGTGTTGTCGCTTTCGAACCCGCCGGAACTCACGCCTCAATTCCCCTACGAAAACTACGAATACTACATTCGCGCATTTCAAGACGAAACCCGGTTTCGAACGTTCTACGAATTACTGAGTGATTTTGCGATCCAATCGGACTTCAACTCTTTTTTTGAAAGCCAATTCTCATACTACCAATCATTGGTCGACACAGTTTTCAAAACACTGGGCAGCGAGAATATGATCGACATCCTGGAACAATACTATGGAATGCGACATCGGGACTACAATCTGATTTTAAGTCCCTTGTTTCAACACGGTGGAATTGGGCCTCGAGTTCGACACCCTGATAACAGATTGTCCATATTCAGCGTAATCGGACCCGTTGGATCGGTTGATGGTATCCCGGTGTTCGGAACTGGAGATGAATTGCTGGAACTCATCTGGCATGAGTTCGGCCATTCGTTCGTTAATCCCGTTACTGAACGACATCGCTCCGACATCGGGAAGTATGCTCCGTTGTTAGATCCAATACTTGAGAGAATGGCAATAACGGGTGGCTACGGAGATTGGGAGATATGCTTGAACGAACATTTGATCCGCGCCATTACATCTCGATTGTTTCACCGCGAATGGGGTCCGAAACACGGTGATCGTTTACTGGTGCGCGATATAGAAAAGGGATTTCGCTACCTCCCTGCCCTGTTACGCGCGCTTGAGGATTTCGAACGACATCACATTCAAGATATGTCCTTCGAGGATTACTATCCTGCATTGCTGAAAGCGTTGGATACATATCTCGAATAA